One genomic segment of Ostrinia nubilalis chromosome 20, ilOstNubi1.1, whole genome shotgun sequence includes these proteins:
- the LOC135081919 gene encoding uncharacterized protein LOC135081919: MLPCARRIEASPVSERVACQPPRQSARASRQPLRPPSPSVPRPKPYRGISRKCLQEAPRRAFRAQHSCTSSSRVKMNGPRSDASTSTDDLKDRPLCLFYFTHPFGVLSPEPPTVAAAPAHVARAFLNMEPVSPLHFWSSTADSYDTNTTASSDKLSFDLGNARVHKNPVNLVSVAKTRKCTIDLGIPRDTISSSLLSSDIWFSSGSSSRSYEYARRLVPYNRILPPLQLPAPQDTSTADSSDDLWPIKCMNPARFSLPPIKMPKAKVTKTKTIVNRVMDEVSSVESVCLKEVKCRKIVGVKKHKKRTHAAQLSGVRRMLTRLMRRAVKVGRKVFYVEHVKNKHRCRRSDR, from the exons ATGCTCCCCTGTGCGCGGCGTATCGAAGCATCGCCTGTATCGGAGCGCGTCGCGTGCCAGCCGCCGCGGCAGTCGGCCCGCGCCTCCCGCCAGCCTCTGCGACCGCCATCACCAAGCGTGCCCCGACCGAAACCTTACCGCGGCATATCTAGAAAATGTTTACAGGAAGCTCCGCGAAGAGCTTTCCGCGCGCAACACAGCTGTACAAGTAGCAGTCGAGTGAAAATGAATGGCCCAAGATCTGATGCGTCCACTTCAACGGATGACCTAAAG GACCGTCCCCTGTGCCTGTTCTACTTCACGCACCCTTTCGGCGTGCTGTCCCCGGAGCCGCCCACCGTGgccgcggcgcccgcgcacgtGGCGCGCGCCTTCCTCAACATGGAGCCCGTGTCACCGCTGCACTTCTGGTCCTCCACCGCCGACTCCTACGACACCAACACCACCGCGTCCTCCGACAAGCTCAGCTTCGACCTCGGCAACGCCAGGGTCCACAAGAACCCGGTCAATCTCGTCAGCGTCGCGAAAACGCGCAAGTGCACCATCGATCTAGGAATACCACGAGACACGATTTCCTCCTCGCTGCTGTCCAGCGACATTTGGTTCAGCTCGGGCTCGAGCTCCAGGAGCTACGAGTACGCGCGGCGCCTGGTCCCGTACAACAGGATCCTGCCGCCTCTGCAGCTCCCGGCGCCGCAGGACACGTCCACGGCCGACAGCTCCGACGACCTGTGGCCGATCAAGTGCATGAACCCCGCGAGGTTCTCGCTCCCGCCGATAAAAATGCCTAAAGCAAAAGTGACCAAAACGAAAACAATAGTGAACAGAGTGATGGATGAAGTATCTAGTGTTGAAAGTGTCTGTCTAAAAGAGGTGAAGTGCAGAAAAATAGTGGGTGTGAAGAAACACAAAAAGCGGACACACGCGGCGCAGCTGAGTGGCGTGCGGCGCATGCTCACGCGCCTCATGCGGCGTGCTGTTAAAG TGGGGCGTAAAGTGTTTTATGTCGAGCACGTGAAAAATAAACATAGGTGTCGTAGGAGTGATCGGTGA